ACATTTTTTTCCCTGTGGTAACTCCAGGTTTCttttaatatcaataatatttTCCATaaagttctgttttatttaaattacatcTATAGTATTTTACTCACATAGGCTATGCATTTATTGATTGATCTCCTTATTGCAATAAACAAGAGTAGCCGGTATGGGTTGTATATTGCTACGGTTCACCATACATACTCTTTTTGTCCCTCTGACAAATTCAAAAATAACTTTATTGGCAAGACAAGGTTTGACCAAAAGCTTCTCAGGGTTTCCATTTTCTCTGCTCCTGTAGAGGCTTAGGGTGGAATAAGGCTACGGCTAAAACACACTtcatcactaacattacaccTGCCCTGAAATATTGGATGAATCTAACAAAGGACTCCCAAACATTTATGTACACTGACAATGCTCCTTCTGGGGATGACTACAGGATGAACGTATTCTTTATAGAGTTCACAGATGGATCTAAGTGTATCCGTATCATGCTTATGGACTATGCTGGGAAGTGAATCGCTGTTACTCCTTGGAGTTTGCAGCCTGACATGGCATCGCTGAAGCTTCTGTGTGATTGGTGTTTACTGCAGATCAGTGAACACAGCACTACAATCAGCTGCACTCTGATACAAGTCGTTTAGTCCTGCTTGATGGAATCTGTCTGATATTCACACAAATGTTAGAAGATATACAATGACAAGAACTATAGCACCCTTGCTACTGCCCCACtattaatgataaaaataaaatctctaaCATCTCCTAATAGAGATCACTTTAACCAAAGCACAATGGTGGATGCTAACACAGGTTAGCATTTCTGTAATGGCATTATCATGATAATGATACTGTACTTACGAAACCTGCTGaccacacacaaaaacgcaACAATGAAATCTTGAAACTTAGCTACATATGCTATGCAAACAGTATGGCAGACTATATATCAATTTCACTCAGATTTCCTGTATTTTGTGCCCCATCAAAGATTCATAAGGCCCTTTTTTTATGTGAAGGGCGAGTGAGAGTCCATCACAGCCCTTCCTGCTGCACTGAGAAGGAAAACATCGCCATGGACGAACAAATATTCCTATCAGTAGGCACACACAATTCAATTTACAGAATTCTGTACATTTGGTTAATGTTCATCTAGAGCAAGTCACATAATTTGATTGCTTATTGCATTGAAAATATCCAAAAACTAAGACATTTAGCGCATCACTTGTCATGGAAGGGCTTTAGGTGTGTCCATCAGTACCTTATGGAAAATCCCTTCAACTGGTCTTGTTttctaaattaatatttatccccACTGGATTTCATCCCATGGTTCTCGactcaaaaaaatatttttggatGTATTTTCCCCCACCAGTCTTCACATCACTAATTATGTAATCaataaaacagtgttttatgaaaatggaaaaaaaaaaaaacaataaccacAACTAcaaaacaataacataaaatCAACCATAGTAAAAGAATAGAAATTATATGCATTGCATGGCTTTAGATTCAAGATAGGAAGTTCAGACCAAATAACTGGAGAACAGTCAGGTCTCCTTGCAATGTCACTGTGATTCTTCCTGTTAAGTTATTATTCATTCCATTTTTTCATTTCCCTGTTCCTCTCCTTAAAGCGTTGTCCTTTCCTCCACTCCTCACAGATACAGGTGACAGAGTTCAGGATTGATTTTTAGCTGGGATGCAGGAGGAAATGATAACGAAAGATCAGGGTTCATATTGCTGGCCTTTCTGTTGAGGTTGCATAACTTGGGTacatgagagtgagtgagtgagagagaaagagaaaaagaaagaaagaaagaaagagagagagagagagagagagagagagagagagagagagagagagagagagagagagagagaggtagagaggtGGGATGGAGACAGGAGTCTGTGCGAGTCCAAACCTTTGCTTATATTGcaggggtgtgcaaactttttttttttggttgtagGATAGGGAAAATTATAACCAGCTACAGGCCACATATGCAGTAGTACAATTATTAGACCAATATTTAATTCCATCTTCATTTAGTTGATCTTATATGGTGAGttatatgcatttttattcGCTCATTATATtccttctcaggagctgaattCTAAATGAAATACGCACAATTTCCTTTGAGCTCAGTCCAGCAATGGCTTGTGACTGTCGAGTCAGGTGGGCATGAAAACATTAATCACAATATAACCTATTAACTTGATAGGCTATCACACTTGACTTACACCGTTTGCTATTAGTTGTGTTCAGTTTCCTGTATGCTAGATGAGTTATAGCTAATATTATTACTCCCGATTGCCAGGTTTCAGCATCAACATAATAGACTTAAACCTAACCTAAAATATTCAGTATTAGAAACAGGAGGaacattttgcatattttttttcacattttatgcCTGTGAAACAAGGTCCCATGGATGTACGGTCCACTGTAGCCTCATTACCTGCTTTGTCTGCTGTTCTTCCCCTGAGATCCGTGCCCAATTCTGGCCCTTATTAGCACTTCTTGAAGTTCACACAGATTTTTGACACACTACATGCAGTAGCAAGTGCTGAAATGAACATGTTGCCCCATGATTGTGCAACATTAAGGAAATATGTGGGTTATATCTATTAAATATCAATAACAAATCTGTTATTGATTGAGCAACACTCAATATTAGTCACAGTCACTATTTTAGTGGAATTTAAAAGGGAGCATTAATGTTTGTTATATAgctgaatatatttttataaatgtcagGCTCTGCCCCACCTGCCTCTATGGACAAGCCACCACAGATTCGGTACTCATTTTGCCAGCATACATGTATCTacattccttttcttttttgacaGTAATTTGTGGTGTCTTTTGTGACACATTGGTAATACAGACCTGTAGAATTAACCATAAAAACGTtgtgaaaagaggaaaagtttGTAGATTCAAATTGACACAATAGTGACACACGCTGGTCAAAGTACGTATGTCACATGTAAAAGTTAATTCTTAAGCCAatctatttatataaatatagctATATAGGCTAAATAGGAAgcagtttggacaccccttttATATAACTTTTCTCTGAAAGAACCCCACTATCCATctatcaccatcatcattaaGCCTACTAACAGCTATTCCATCTTCTCTAtaacacacgtatatatattttttttgtttatgtaataCTACCAATATCAGCCAACTTGGAAGTTTTGGACTATGCTACACTGcacaagaataaataaagtcttCCTTTAGGAACTGAAGGTTGATTTCTACTAAATAGCAGATCATCAGCTCATATCTTCCTCTCACTTGTAGAGAAGATGAAACTTGGTGGATTTTTCTCCCAGGAAGATTTGATGTTAGTGTTTGTTCGGAATCCAAACTGTAGTACCCACTTAGTGTTGTGAGTATGTTTCCGCATACTTCCATGAAACTAGATTGCCTTCTACTCAcgttcacgcacacacacaggcacaacaTCCCCTCTGGTCGTATTCTCACTTCTTGAATGCCGTAGTTCTTCCAAGGGACTGATCTCCGTATATTATACAGAGCTGCTTCTCCACACTGTAAAGATTCTATACAGTGTCTTACAGGGCAGAATGTCATAGGACATGGATTGATTAAAGAGGAGATCACTTGAAGCAGCTATCCTACTCACAGaatgtgtttctgttgttttttccaaGGTGCATAGGGCTCAGGACACgctgaacatgacaaagagaAAAGTACTTGTACTGTGGTACACAGTACATATGGAAACAGTTAGAAGTAGTAGTCTTTTAGTATATGTGCGTTTTTGGGTATGTTACATGTTATACAACTCACCAGCAGTTTGTTTCTTCAATCCGGTTCCTATCTGACTGATTCTGTcttacagggtgtgtgtgtgtgtgtgtgtgtgtgacaagaAGGGAAAGATAGATGCTGAGCTGAAgtaattactgtataccatCTTTCTATTCATTGctaatcactcactcagtcactccaAAGCAAATAGAAGGTTAGGGCCAGGGAAAGAAGGAATAAAAATCTTGTCAGATCTTTTCCCATTGTTGTCCTCCATTTCCTTTTGTTCCagctttttttcatttttataattgaGCAGAGTGTGGATGAGATAATTCTAGTCATTGCTGTGTGGTTTGATATTTAGTTTTCTACTTGTTTCTTCACAGTGTGCTTTTGGAGTTGGCTCCTGGCTGGCTGAAGTGCACAAGGGTGTGTCAGTAGGGTGAGAAAAGAATGGGCCCGTGTGAGGTACGGATTGGCCCCGGGGCCGGTCTCAGGATAGCATGGCTAAGGTGTGGGGCCTGTAATAGATGATGATGAGGGTGTGGGGTGGGAGCTGCGGCACGGAGAGCTAGCGGATTGGATGAGGCGGCAGCTGCCATCGCTGCAGCTACAGCCAGAGGACTGGGCAGGAGGCCAGCGCCCAGTGCTTTGGTGAGATCCTGAGGAAAGGACAGACAAGGACGATTATGCAACACAGCTAAATCTGACATGCACTTAGCAAGCTACATCAATAAATCTGACTTCATCCTTGCTTACCCTTTTAATGTGCCAAAGCAGAGCTATGGCTTGTTAGACAACgcaataaatgaaacaaagagTACCAACATTACAATGGATTTATTCTgtgtataaatagataaaaatgggTTGCGACCTCTGTTGTAATAAAAGATAATAAGTTACTTTAAGAAAAAGCAAGGACAAGTCTTATAAGTCTCTCTAAATCCAGTCCTTCAGCCAGGTGTAATTTTCTAGTTTTTATTCAAAATCTCTGATCCATTCAGCTAGTTCACTTCTTCATTAGCTTTCACATATAGCTGGCAGGTTTGTTAGTGAAGTGTGCAAGAGTGACTAGTCCTGAATTTGCTATTAAAACCTAAGAGGCATGCAATAACAGCTCACCGTGAGGTCTGCACCCCTGTGCTTTTTGTGTCGGCTCAGGAGTGGGTTGGGCTTCCCTGCTACTCCATCCCGGTGCCTTCGACTTGATATGTGCTGGGGATTCAAACACATACAGCTGTCAGTAGAGTAactataaaattaatattttgtgcATGGAAATCTAAtcatttatctgtgtgtgtgtgtgtgtgtgtgtgtgtgtgtgtgtgtgtgtgcatgcgtgcatgtaaaaagatgaataaaagaTGCATACAATTGCATAAAAGTTATTTGGAGAGACATGGTTTCTGTGTGTTAGTAactacaaatgaatgaatgtgcacTCTTCTCAAACTTAACTAGGCTTTTCCTTTCACCTGTTTGAGCTGCAGTTCTGAATTGACCCGCACATTGCAGATCTCACAGTGGAAGGTGCGTTCCTGAGTGTTCGGGTCTGTAGgcccactctctccactgggctTGGGCCCCAGACGAGGATACGCCTTAATGGGACCCAGTCCACTCCGAGCCTCGAGAATGGTTTTGTGTTTGGTGCCTGAGAGATATAGAGACAAGAGTTAAGACAGGTGGTATGGAAtaaatcacactgttcacaagTGAAAGGAAGATATATTAGGACTAGGAATAGGACCTAGAGCTATATTGTCACCACTCAAACTAGGTCCATCTGTTTTATCACCATAAACTCATCACCATTTTTTGTAAAGGAGTGACAGCGATTTTAACTACATTATTTTTCTGATTTAATTCAACACCGCTTTAAATTGTGACTGCTGACTTGGCCACAAGGTGGCTCCATTGTCAAGCATCACCCCATTGTACTAACAATGCCATTCTACATACCGTATATCATAAGTTTGCTATATTCACGTTACACAAAATGATGTAAGATTTACATAACAAATCATAGcacaaaatattattgtttggataaaaataaaatttattgtgtaaaattttctagtgtttatttcatttaatggCAAAAGCaaccttaaaggcagggtctccgatttttgaaagccaaggttaacatttgaaatcaccaaaacaaacacgcccctaactcaaacgggtcccacccctgtattgatagctccacccacacatacaaacgtaacccaggcgactgatggaaagaaatgtgtctttatcatagctgaagggaagaacaatacgattgcagataaataaacaagcaaaaatgacacacaagcataatcatgcaaaggacaaaggcatatattagttctgtgtaacaaagcaaaaccaacgttactcacctatcgataAGGAAAAACGTGCCTccgcgtcttaagtaaagtcggccgcatattcgcagattggagtttcccgagtcaataactcctgagctaaacgctgtaaCTACACAAAATGCagttgtagctgcgtctctacattactacgatagaaaagaggtgttatttgtgtagtaacagcgtttagctcaggagttattgactcgggaaactccaatctgtgaatatgctccaacttcctgctccttcagttctctccagcgctggaaagctgatcctatattaacacgtcctacttcttgccttatcgtaagcctttcttcgtgttctttttttgtttttatcttccgtgtcaatgttaaaaccgctttctgctaatgtcacacatgcgcactgaacactctctcagccgcatattgacaagacacgcccctttctgcttgtttattattcggcccgactcaagcatttctcaaaaattggagaccctgcctttaaagatAAAACCACATCATTGCACTACTCTAGTTGCTATTCTTCAGTTACTGAAAACAGTTCATAACTTACTATTTTGCCAAGTATTATCTTCATGAACTTTTCTTGTGGTGTTTAGTAAAGCCCAACACATGCTTCTTTTAAATATCTGAGTATTATTTGAGGCTTTCGAGATTGGAAACACAACCAAACCTCTCAGACAAACTAAGGAAACCAAATAAGTAAATAGTCTGGAAaccaaataagtaaataaataaatccaccaCATCCCGCCGAGAAGCCACCAACAGGAATCACCATCAAGAGGCCTTACTTTGACCGCAAGTTGACCTTTAACCCCCTGATTTCTGAATGATGTGAGTGTAGAGTTTAAGTTACAGTAAGGGGATAAGCAGGGGACAAGGGGAAGCTCAGAAGATCAGAGTGCACAATCTAGAGCATGCTGGTTAAACATTCCCGTTAAATGCTTGCCTAAATTTTTTAATAAGACGagcatgtctgtatgtctgcatCTGTGACAAACAGATGggagataaataaacagatgagATGAGTTTGGTCAGCAAACTAAGCACACCAGCAGAGCCGTCACAATATGAGCAAACACTCAGCTCTTTCAGCTtcttggacttttttttttcttttccactctGCTGTAAAtcatgtgcttttatttttgggCCTCACTAGCTTTTTGAGATTAGCTTGATGAAATAGTTGTGTAACTTCCAGATTGCGAGGCACTGCTTAAGCCTTGATTATTGCTTCTCCTCCCTGCTACAACATTCCAATCAATATGCAAAGTTTGTTTTCAAAGCCTGCTTGTGTGTGCATAGAAAGTCCAAGCATGTGTTTCTTTCCAAGaaactgtattttaaaaatgcatcaCACACAAGGTTGATCGAAAAGATGAATCAGTTGATGAAATTATGCGGAAATTATAATAATGGTTTAAAGCACTGCTTATTTAACTAGCTTGGCAATGCTTTCTGCTCTAGCCAATCAATCAAGTGCACTTTAATCTGCTGCTTCATGGCAAATGAACAGATAAAGGCATGAGTACACAAACAGATGTAGCCTTACGCTGAACTTGATTAAGAAGAGCAGTCTTGATGCATGTCATAAATCATGACTCTTCTCTGTCCTGGAAGAAAGAATGTCCTTGCTGttcgaacagctgagtcactgaacTCACTTTACTAAGCAATTACTAAGCTCcagtttaaacaaaacaacccAGTGCACCTCTTGTTATACTAACTCCTCTCTGGCAGGGTTTTAATGTAATATTCTTAGACCTTAAACATTAAACTAGCATATGTTTATGTAAACACTCATGTCCATCATTAATGTAAAACATAAATGTATCATTATAGAGACCTCTGCTGTCTGTGTAGAAAATtgctaaaaatgaaaaaatcccTCCTCATTACTGTTCCCATCTCCTCCGCTAAAACTTGGCATATTTCAtgatcatgtttgttttttgttttgttcagagAAGGATGGTTGCTGAGCAGTTAAGTTCAGAATGTGGGCGgagccaaaaataaataaagcctaaAACAAAGAATCAATTGAAATCCCTTGCATGGCACTTTTTTCCACTGCAAATTACTTATTTATGGTCTTTGAATTAATATTATTGTGACTTTAAAGATCAAGATTTAGGCCCAGAAAACCTCTTAATGTTACAAACTGCACATTTAAAGAAGAGCAAGTTTTTTCTGTATGCATTACTACAAAATCCTGGTGGTCTTTCATCTCATACCCAAAAAAGTTAACAGTAATACACAGATACAGTGATAACTGCAGCCTCTCcacaaaacaatgacttaatAACAAGGTTTTGAGCCATGTCTACCGCATTGTAACAGAGCCTAGTTGTGTATAAATCACAATTAAGCAAGGTAAAGACAGACCTAGCATGATAACTATCCGAGTTTAGCCCTCTTAACAGCTGTTTCATGGTTGCTGTAATTGCTAGTGTTGCTCTGCGACTCGGTCAAGTGTGTAGGCTTGAGAGCATGTTTCTGCGGTTCATATGCAAGTTGAACCATGCATTTTTCAACAAGgtgttaattttaataattaggATTTCAGTAGGGCAGGTACTGTATGCCGGCTCCTGACAGCTAAGAAGGAACATTGTCTCATTTTGGCGCAACTGCAACAGACAGTTCTCTGTACTCGTACTGGAAACCAAACGTGTTCAAACCCAGATGAGAAAAACAGATAGATCAGTAAGAGTCATCTGAAtcaaaaaaggtgtgcagatttaattttttttaaaaatccataattaatgcatttttttctgcattaattatttatgatGTGTACTGCTGTGTAGATGTAGAAGCTTGTGTCTGGGTGTCAGATAAGCAGCTCTGATTAGTGAAAAAGCTCACCTTTATTGTGAGCCtccagctgagagagagagttgacgGCCACTTTGCACAGCGAGCAGTACAGCAGTTTCTTGGCTTTATCCTCCTCCGTCTCTCCATTGCCAGGAGTAGCTGCAGTCCCTCCTGGTGCTCCAGCAGGCTCTGAGTTCGATGACCCACAACCAGGTGAGGAGCTGCTTGCAGGCTGCTGAGGAAGAGGAGTGGTAGGGCTTGGCATGAGGGCAGCAGAAGAGGAAGCAGGGGAGTCCGGGGTAGGGGGAGCCGACACAGGCGCAGACCCTTGCGCTACCACAGGCCTGCTCAGCTGTGAAACAGGTTGCGTCTcttctataaaacaaaacagcaacaatacaatgttctttgtttttgcatttctcGCAATTAAAATGCTGGACTGGAATCTGAGGTTTTTAAGTATGCACCACAGGAATAGTTTAGGTTTTCAGACTGAAGCGAGGTTGAGTGAATTCAGTGCAATGTAATGTGCACTACAAAGTTTATGGAGTATTAAAATAGTTTGTAAAAAATACCATGAACTTTTGTGATTGAAAGCTACATGAATCTgttagatgattttttttaatttgttcaaCAAAATAAAGCAGGTCTTGCCAGAGTTAACATCtagtttagaaataaatgaattacaggaatgttttttattacttgcagggaaaaaaacaatgctTCACATGCACTGGCTAGTTTGCTTTATCATCCTTCCATTGACCGAAATATTCATGCAAATACCTGATGCTatgctacatttacagcatttggctcCCATAATCCGAGAAACTACTTACTTTATCCCCTTACTTTATCTCATTTCATACAATCGAGGTTTAAGGggcttgctcagaggcccaacaaggcagcatggtggacctgggatttgaactcacaaccttccaaccactaagctaccacaatCCTGCCCGTACTTCACATGATACATCACTGTCCTAACACAAGCATAAAATCAGaaaccaaaagaaaacataagaactgttatttttttatttattttaaatgcaacggaacacacacacacacacacacacacacacacacacacacacacacacacacacacacacacacacacacacacacacacacacacagaaagagagagagagagctctatGAGTAATGCATTTGGAATTCAGTCAGATTTAGAAGGAGTACAATGAGGACCAGCTACATTTAGGTGGAGACCCCATGTATGTGGTTGGAGACTATTACAGAGAAACACGTTTTAAGTTGCAGATTTTAAGGGTTCTCaccagacagacaaacaaatgaacactaAGATGCCAGATGGAGTGAATTCTTGTCACATACAGAGAtcgagagagcacgagagagagagtgagagagagagagtgagagagagagtgagagtgagaaagcaaGAAATTGTTCTGAGATAAAATCAATTCCAGATTATGGTTTTTGAACAGAATGTGCAGCTGTGCATTGTGTTGTGGCGAGGAACTAAAATATCTCCTTGTTAATAATCAACCAATCAGTCTGCTTTTCCTGGTTatatattggattttttttttggagtttgTACATTTTGAAGCTCCCCTCTATCTGATAATCTCACTCATATAGAGACTCCGACATGCTCTAAATGTGAAGCTTCACCTTACATAAGAGATGTGTTTTATGTAGTGGAAACATTCAGGctgagcttcttcttctttttttttttttttttgcgaaggCCATGGTGACATGTGGAAGAGCAATATCTCTTATAAAATACTGGAAGCCCTCAAAGTCTGCTGTCTATTCATTATTCTTCACAATTCACAGATTTGATATGGATGTGTGGCTTGCAGCGTCacgtttatgttgtgtgtgctgCAGGTACACACAGGATATTTACGTTTGAATGGCCCATTACTCTCAAAAGGTGGGATGAATAAATGCCTCTGTGTGCACAAACAGCACTGTGTATTTTCAGCAAACCAAAGAAGTGAATACATGGAAAAAATTGTGCTTTTTTAATTATCTCCATGCTACAAGAGGTGTGACTTTAAAAAGGAACAGAATCTCCACTCTGTAATATTATACTCCCAGGACTGCTCATACAGAACCATTCATCATCTGGActtgtataaaataaagaaaaaaaaaggtgcacaCAATACAAACTGCTGAAATTTTGAAGATTGTGTTAAAAGATGCATAAGTATAAGGGATGGTGAGATACCGCAGGATCTGCAGAGAACAAGTGGTTTGGGTAGAACTGTCGAGCTGAAGAGAactactgaatgtgtgtgtgtgtgtgtgtgtgtgtgtgtgtgtgtgtgtgtgtgtgtgtgtgtgtgtgtgtgtgtgcttgcgtctCAGGTGAACTGCAGTGCCACTGAAGGCATTGCTGAGCCTCACAGGTGGATCAGGTGTTGGAGAGGTCAGATAGAATCGAGGGCCAGCCGTCTGCCATCCCACTTCCTCAAACCTATCATTAATCATGCATAAGCTCTGAAACCACTAAGCCCATATGAGCTCTGCGACTGATTAATTATAAAGAGGACTACGTTTACTCAGACGtttacttttctctctttttttatgcaCACCTTACATAAAAGAAGTTTCCTGTCATATTTATAGACTCTAGATGTTCAGCCACTGTAGCTTCATTACCCTGGGTCATGACACAACAAAAATATCTGAAGAGATTTGCCGAAGATCAGAGATTTGGTTATAGAATATTTGGTTTATGTTTGGAAATGAAGCAGACACACTGCTATTTCCATTTCTATATTCAGCTTCAAAACAGTTACAAAGTTCTGTCTTGAATCCGTCCCAACTATTGTCTGGAAGTCTAAAAGCTGTGGAGTGGTTTGAAAGCATACAGACTTTTACAGGGTTTTAGTGTAGGCCTTCATTAGAAAGGGAGGAACTGGGAACGAGAAAGCCAAAAGGGAGTAAACAGAGAGTCTGGAGAGACGCCTCTCACATTTACATCCCCCCAAGGCCCGACATGGCCTCGTCCCCAGAGTCTCGAGCTAATCCGGTGTCCAGGAGACAAGCTCTATTTCTTGTGGAGAATTAATCAATTGGCTGTTCTGACAGCAGGCTGAAACTGTAAACCCGTGCTGGTTAAAAGGTGATGCCACGaatctttgtattgtttttccAACTTCTCCAAGAAGCAGCTACATTGATGCATGCAAGCCaaccaataaataattaaataaacagttcAAGGTTCAGCGCATATCAGCAGCTCTCATGAAAGTGTGGGAGTTTTCCATGTTCTTTCCAAAATACTGGAATCCCTCCACTCAAGCTTCACGCTAACGCATTAGCAGTGTAacgaaatctctctctctcgctttctttctctctctctctctctctctctctctctctctctctctctctctctctctctctctctctctctctctctctctctctctctctctctctctctctctctctctgtctctctctctctctgtgtgtgtctctctctgtctctgtgtttctctctctctctctc
This DNA window, taken from Tachysurus fulvidraco isolate hzauxx_2018 chromosome 23, HZAU_PFXX_2.0, whole genome shotgun sequence, encodes the following:
- the znf385a gene encoding zinc finger protein 385A isoform X2, whose protein sequence is MDPVQKAVINHTFGVPLVKTKRPIISCNVCQIRFNSESQAEAHYKGNRHARRVKGIETSKTRPQESDKPPPGPTSSPSPPGAPTANTDTDSSKTEETQPVSQLSRPVVAQGSAPVSAPPTPDSPASSSAALMPSPTTPLPQQPASSSSPGCGSSNSEPAGAPGGTAATPGNGETEEDKAKKLLYCSLCKVAVNSLSQLEAHNKGTKHKTILEARSGLGPIKAYPRLGPKPSGESGPTDPNTQERTFHCEICNVRVNSELQLKQHISSRRHRDGVAGKPNPLLSRHKKHRGADLTDLTKALGAGLLPSPLAVAAAMAAAASSNPLALRAAAPTPHPHHHLLQAPHLSHAILRPAPGPIRTSHGPILFSPY
- the znf385a gene encoding zinc finger protein 385A isoform X1 — its product is MILGSINRTGAVPTFLRTPTMIQPHLDMKTFLQFPMETPPPHSVGLFHNFNTMDPVQKAVINHTFGVPLVKTKRPIISCNVCQIRFNSESQAEAHYKGNRHARRVKGIETSKTRPQESDKPPPGPTSSPSPPGAPTANTDTDSSKTEETQPVSQLSRPVVAQGSAPVSAPPTPDSPASSSAALMPSPTTPLPQQPASSSSPGCGSSNSEPAGAPGGTAATPGNGETEEDKAKKLLYCSLCKVAVNSLSQLEAHNKGTKHKTILEARSGLGPIKAYPRLGPKPSGESGPTDPNTQERTFHCEICNVRVNSELQLKQHISSRRHRDGVAGKPNPLLSRHKKHRGADLTDLTKALGAGLLPSPLAVAAAMAAAASSNPLALRAAAPTPHPHHHLLQAPHLSHAILRPAPGPIRTSHGPILFSPY